From Cellulomonas chengniuliangii, the proteins below share one genomic window:
- a CDS encoding lipopolysaccharide biosynthesis protein: MSEGMKVRLGYLRRHAGPFATVGVVSVVGIIATTLFHALTGRALGPEAFGLLAAFLSIVNIAAIGASAVQNSVAVATARALPVNHVPIVTPKPTRRWDGTTIEALILGGGGALIVAAFAPFLADRLATSTLAVYLAALTILPSFLFSVAQGRLQGAAKATAVAGWSTTSQVLRVLLAAGALAAGMGAVSVLVAVLAAVVAVAVAAGWQVRGARLRTNSGVFSAHSVVLILLTLTFAWLTNIDVMLVRIGAPESAAGMFAAAAVIAKMILIVPTTLSLYLLPRFVNRVGDKDTTNFGVNVIMLTVLVSGVAVALAMAVLGGPVVSIFFGSGYEDAAAILPWLSLAYLPWAMAQGLLIRLTAAGSRVTLALLAVAAVAQWALATTVLPDLRAMVGVIGGLGLVVCLLMFAVHARHHRKLELINR, translated from the coding sequence GTGAGCGAGGGGATGAAGGTCCGCCTGGGCTACCTCAGACGTCACGCTGGCCCTTTCGCCACGGTGGGCGTCGTCAGCGTCGTCGGAATCATCGCCACAACGTTGTTCCACGCCCTGACCGGACGAGCCCTCGGCCCAGAGGCATTCGGGTTGCTCGCGGCGTTCCTCTCGATCGTCAATATCGCAGCCATCGGCGCTTCTGCCGTTCAGAACTCCGTGGCGGTGGCAACAGCGCGAGCGCTGCCGGTCAACCACGTCCCGATAGTGACGCCGAAACCCACGCGCCGGTGGGACGGGACGACAATCGAGGCGCTGATCCTCGGCGGCGGCGGAGCCCTCATCGTCGCCGCGTTCGCGCCCTTTCTGGCTGACCGGCTCGCCACGAGCACGCTCGCGGTCTACCTCGCGGCCCTGACCATCCTTCCGAGCTTCCTGTTCTCGGTCGCGCAGGGTCGGCTGCAGGGGGCCGCCAAGGCCACAGCGGTCGCGGGTTGGTCCACGACGTCACAGGTGCTCCGGGTCCTTCTCGCGGCAGGCGCCCTCGCGGCAGGCATGGGAGCGGTCTCGGTGCTCGTCGCAGTGCTGGCAGCGGTTGTCGCCGTCGCCGTCGCCGCCGGATGGCAGGTGCGCGGAGCCCGACTGCGGACGAATAGTGGCGTGTTCAGCGCCCACAGTGTCGTCCTCATCCTTCTGACACTGACCTTCGCGTGGCTCACGAACATCGACGTGATGCTCGTCAGGATCGGTGCGCCTGAGTCCGCTGCCGGGATGTTCGCGGCCGCGGCAGTCATCGCGAAGATGATCTTGATCGTCCCGACCACGTTGTCCCTCTACCTGCTTCCGCGATTCGTCAACCGCGTCGGGGACAAGGACACGACCAACTTCGGCGTGAACGTGATCATGCTGACAGTGCTCGTCTCGGGCGTCGCCGTCGCGCTGGCGATGGCTGTGCTCGGTGGCCCGGTGGTCTCGATCTTCTTCGGCTCGGGGTACGAGGACGCGGCCGCGATCCTGCCTTGGCTCTCGCTCGCCTACCTGCCATGGGCGATGGCCCAAGGCCTGCTCATCCGCCTCACTGCCGCGGGGTCGCGCGTGACCTTGGCGCTGTTGGCGGTGGCTGCCGTTGCGCAGTGGGCCTTGGCGACCACCGTCCTCCCCGACCTGCGCGCGATGGTGGGTGTCATCGGCGGCCTCGGCCTGGTGGTCTGCCTGCTGATGTTCGCCGTGCACGCCCGTCATCACAGAAAACTGGAGCTGATCAACCGATGA
- a CDS encoding glycosyltransferase family 2 protein, with the protein MWWSLICWSAVMGAEATAVSVVVPAYQEEVSIVRALQRLLAVLDGSKRPYEVIVVSDGSTDATAKLARSVDSPMLQVLEYEENCGKGHALRTGFAHARHPFVAFIDGDLDLDPVVLPGYLDSIESGLADVVIGSKIHPDSNVNYPLFRRMASRVFRLATRVLIGLNLGDTQTGVKAMRREAVAESIENCTASGFAFDLEFLARLSDRRVKVLEAPVVLEYEFTSTVDVGSILEALRDLLIVAHHRRSGRRRPWGGRS; encoded by the coding sequence ATGTGGTGGTCTCTGATCTGCTGGAGCGCGGTTATGGGAGCTGAGGCCACCGCAGTGTCGGTTGTCGTCCCGGCCTACCAAGAGGAAGTGAGCATCGTCCGGGCGCTGCAGCGCCTGCTCGCGGTGCTGGACGGCTCTAAGCGCCCCTACGAGGTCATCGTCGTGTCGGACGGGAGCACGGACGCGACAGCGAAGCTCGCGAGGTCCGTGGACTCGCCCATGCTCCAGGTCCTCGAATACGAGGAGAACTGCGGGAAGGGCCATGCCCTGCGGACCGGATTCGCGCACGCGCGGCACCCGTTCGTGGCATTCATCGACGGCGACCTCGACCTGGATCCCGTGGTCCTGCCCGGCTACCTCGACTCGATCGAGTCCGGCCTGGCCGACGTCGTCATCGGATCGAAGATCCATCCGGATTCGAACGTCAACTACCCGTTGTTCCGCCGGATGGCCAGCAGGGTGTTCCGCCTGGCCACGCGAGTGCTCATCGGCCTCAACCTCGGTGACACCCAGACCGGGGTGAAGGCGATGCGACGCGAGGCCGTCGCGGAGTCGATCGAGAATTGCACGGCGAGTGGCTTCGCCTTCGACCTCGAGTTCCTGGCTCGGCTCTCCGACAGACGGGTGAAGGTCCTCGAGGCGCCGGTGGTGCTCGAGTACGAGTTCACGTCCACCGTCGACGTCGGCTCGATCCTAGAGGCGCTCCGCGACCTCCTCATCGTCGCGCACCACCGACGCAGTGGGCGTCGTCGGCCGTGGGGAGGCCGATCGTGA